Within the Candidatus Babeliaceae bacterium genome, the region GCTGTTGCATGAGTCCAAATGCTTAATATTTTATTATATCGTTCCCCGTTTGTTATGATCCCATCCATATACAGTTGCTCAATTTTTTGAACATCTTTATCAGATTTTTGAATAATACCATCTTTTTTTTCTGGAACAATTAAATTACTGAGCGAGAATGAAATACCACCCATAGTAGAATAGTTAAAGCCTAGTTTTTTAATGCTATCAAGACATTTTACCGTTGCTTGGCTTCCAAATTTATAATAAATGCGCTCAACTAATCGAGTTAAGTCACCTTTGCTCATAATTTTATTAATCCATTCAAAGTCAGATCCTTGTGGAATCGCTTCGAATAAGATAACTCGGCCTACTGTCGTTTCAATCATTTTTGATGCTGACAATCGCAAAGTTATACGAGCATGTAGTCCAACTTTATTAAATTGGTAGGCAAATATTACTTCTTGAATAGATGAGAATGTAATACCCTCTCCTAGCTCATTGCATCGGATTTTGGTTAAATAATGAAGCCCAAGAACCATATCTTGAGAAGGAACAATAACCGGTCTGCCGTTTGAAGCGGATAAAATGTTATTACTTGAAAGAACAAGACTTTTTGATTCTTCAATTGCTTGTTCGCTGAGCGGAATGTGAACGGCCATTTGGTCGCCGTCAAAGTCTGCGTTATATGCATGACAAACAAGTGGGTGAATCTTAATAGCTTTACCATCGACGAGCGTTGGATAAAAGCTTTGAATCCCAAGCCTGTGTAGCGTTGGAGCACGATTGAGCAATACCGGATGATTTTTTACAACATCTTCAAGCACATCCCATATTTCGGGGGAAGACTCTTCAACCATGCGCTTTGCAACGCGAAGATTTGGTGCGATTTCTCTTTCTAGTAGCCCCGCAAACACGTGACATTTAAAGAGTTCAAGCGCCATAATTTTAGGCAATCCACATTGATCAATGCGTAGTTCAGGATCAACAACAATCACAGAACGACCAGAATAATCAACACGTTTACCCAATAAATTTTGTCTGAATCGTCCTTGCTTACCGCGCAATATTTCACTCAGAGATTTGAGTGGACGACGATTTGAACCACGTACAGGTTGTCCTCGACGACCATTGTCTATAAGTGCGTCAACTGATTCTTGTAGCATGCGTTTTTCATTTTTAATAATCACTGAAGGCGCATCGATTTCTATTAAGCGCTGCAACCGAATATTGCGATTTAATACTCGTCGATACAATTCATTGAGATCAGAGCTTGCAAACCTTCCACCTTCTAGCGGAACTAAAGGTCGTAAATCTGGTGGGAGAACAGGCAGTATGTCCATTATCATCCACTCAGGACGTAGATTGCCTTGTGCAAGCCCTTTAAAGATTTTTATACGACGCATTATTTTGTGACGCGCTGCAACGGAAGATGTTTTTGAATACTCTTCTTGTAATGTTGTTATTTCTAAATTAAGATCGAGCATTTTAAGAATGCTTCTTATTGCCGCGGCACCAATATCAACATGAAATTCCGTATCTTCTGGATGCAATTCCATGTAATGCTCATAATCTGATGAACTTAATAATGTTTTTCTTGGATAAGGAGATTTTCCTTGAGAAACCACTATATATGCATCAAAATAAATAACACGCTCAAGATCTTTAACGGGCATATCTAGTATCAAACCCAGATAACTCGGAATTCCTTTTAAGTACCAAATGTGACATACGGGTGCAACCAACTCAATATGGCCCATTCTTTCACGCCGAACACGCGCTTGAATAACTTCTACGCCACATTTTTCACATGTAATACCTCGATGCTTCATGCGCTTATACTTGCCGCAATTACATTCCCAATCTTTTACAGGACCGAAAATGCGAGCGCAGAAAAGGCCGTCGCGTTCAGGTTTTAACGTGCGATAGTTAACGGTTTCTATTTTTTTTACTTCACCGTATGATAAAGCTCTAATTTTTTCCGGTGAAGCAAGCCCGATTTTTATAGCGTTAAATCTACTTGTTTGAATATATTCTTTAAATCTTTCAAGCATTTGATTAGCCACCGACTTCCTCCTTACCGCTCTTAAATAAATCTATTTGTAGACCTAAGCTTTGAAGTTCTTTAATTAAAACATTAAATGATTCAGGCAATCCAGGTTCTGGAACCTTTTCACTGCGAACAATAGCTTCATACACTTTGTGTCGACCTGCAACGTCATCAGATTTATACGTTAACATTTCTTGTAGAGCATACGATGCGCCATAAGCTTGCAGCGCCCATACTTCCATTTCACCAAATCTTTGTCCGCCCATTTGAGCTTTGCCGCCCAATGGTTGCTGTGTTACCAATGAGTATGGCCCAACAGAACGCGCATGTAATTTATCGTCAACCATGTGATTCAATTTCATAATATAAATTGAACCTACGGTAATCGATTGATCAAAATGATCACCTGTTCGTCCATCACGTAGTTTGAAAGTGCCGTCCTCGGGAAGCATAACTTCTTTGAGCAATGGCAAAATATCCGTGTCAAATTGAGCGCCGTCAAATACGGGGGTTTTGTAAAAAACACCCAACTGAGCTGAACGCCGTGCCAATTCTTCTAGGCCGTCTTTTCCGTGTAATTTTTCATAATTTTTAATAAGCTCTTTGCCATAAGATTTTTCAAGATATGCTTTGACCTCATTAAAACCTTGTTGTTCAATTATTTCACCAAGCCTTTTGCCTGCCTGACGACCGGCATATCCTAATATTGTTTCTAAGATCTGCCCTACGTTCATACGAGACGGTACGCCGAGCGGATTAAGAATAATATCTACAGGAGTTCCATCTTCCATGTATGGCATGTCTTCGCGAGGTACAATGATAGAGACAACACCCTTGTTACCGTGTCTGCCAGCGACTTTATCGCCAACTTGGACAGGGCGCTTCATGGCAATATACACTTTGACCATTTTTATAACGCCGGATGGTAACGGATCGCCCTTTTTGAGTTTATTGATTTTTTCTTCTTGAAGACCTTTTAAAATTCTTACTTGGTTTTCAAAAACATTTTTAAATAAATCAATATTTTCATTAATTGCCTTATCTTCTGTACGCAATACAAGCAAATCTTGCAAAGATAATGATTCAAGCTTTTCTTGATCGAAAAGATCTTTTTTAAGCAAGGTTTTGGATACTTTATTGTGAGGCAATGCACCATCTAACAAAGTACAAATTTTCTGGAAAACCATTTTTTCAAGACAATTTGTATGCATAGTAAAATCAGACTCAAGTCGTTGCGTTTCTTTAAGCACAAAGTCTTTATAGCGCTTGTCTTTTCTTATGCCACTTCGTGAGAAAATTTTAACATCTATAACAGTACCTTCAATTCCTGGCGGTACACGTAAAGAAGTATCACGCACTTCTCGTGATTTTTCTCCAAAAATAGCTCTCAAAAGTTTTTCTTCAGGAGAATATTGGATGTCGCCCTTCAATGTGACCTTGCCAACAAGAATGTCTCCAGGGCGCACTCGCGTTCCAATTCTTACAACCCCATCTTCATCAAGCCCAACTAAAGCGTTTTCGCTTACATTAGGAATATCACGTGTTATTTCTTCAGGTCCAAGCTTGGTATCGCGAGAATCCACAATGTATTCATCGATATGAACAGATGTGAGCGTATCATCGGCAACAAGTCTTTTGTTTAAAATAATAGCATCTTCAAAGTTGTATCCACGCCATGGCATAAAGGCAACTAAAAGGTTTGCGCCAAGCGCTAGTTCACCATTGGCTATAGATGAGCTATTTGTTAAAATATCGTTTGCTTTAACAACGTCACCTACTTTTACAATAGGTGTTTGATGAATCCATGTGCTATAACTTGAACGTTGAAATTTTCTTAAATAATAGGTTTCAACGCCTTTAGAAATCCATTCATCTGTATTTTTAAATGATTCTTCAAGTGATCGAATCATAATTTTTTCAGAAGAAACATATTCAACAATGCCATCGCGCTTTGACGTTACGCAAGCACCGGAAGCATAAGCGATATCTCTTTCCATGCCCGTACCAACAATTGGCGATTGCATTCTGATAAGAGGAACTGCTTGCCGCTGCATGTTTGCGCCCATTAACGCACGGCTGGCGTCATCATGTTCAAGAAATGGAATTAATGCAGTAGCGACGGAAACAAGCTGCTTTGATGACAGATCAATATAATTAATATTTTGAGCGTCAGTATATAAAAAGTTACCTTCATGTCGAGCAAATATAGGCTTTTCATCTAATGTATGAGAGCCTGGTTTTATAGAATCTGATTGAGCAATGTATTTGTGAGCTTCTTCAAATGCATCTAAAAATACAACTTCATTCTTCATAACCCTGTCAACAACTGGTCGATAAGCCGTTTCAATAAATCCTAAATCATTGACAGTAGCATATGTTGCTAGTGATGAAATAAGACCAACTGTTTGACCTTCTGGCGTTTCGATAGGACAAATTCTTCCATAGTGTGACGTATGAACGTCGCGAATTTCGTACGTTGCCCTGTCTTTCATAACGCCGCCAGGCCCGAGAGCAGAAAGTCTTCTTTTGTGCGCAATTTCTGACAAAGGATTTGTTTGATCCATAAATTGGGAAAGTTGTCCAGTGCCAAAAAATTCTCGCAGAACAGCATTAAGAGGCTTTACATTTAAAAAATCTTGCGGCATTAATGCGCCATGACTTTCTTGAATTCTAAATCGCTCACGAACAATGCGATCGATTCTTAAAAGCCCCAAATGTACCTGATTAGTTAATAGTTCGCCAACCAAGCGAACTCTTCTATTACCCAAGTGATCAATATCGTCGAGTTCCCCCTCGCCGCGTTCACGTAAGTTGACTAAATAATTAATAGTCGCAAAAATATCTTCACGTGTTAACGTTGTTACATCCTCAGCTGTAGACAGATGCAATTTGCGATTCATACGAATACGACCAACTTTGGTAAGATCGTACATTCTGCTATTGAAAAAAAGGTTTTCCAAGCGTTCTTTGATCTCATTTAATGAAGAACTGTCGCCGGGCCATACCTTAGCATGAATTTCTTTAAGAGCTTCATCTTGCGTATAGCATTTGTCTTGTGTGAGCGTTAAAGGAATCGTAGGCTGTAAAACATATCCGGAAGACGTTATTAACGTAAATTGAATATGGTTAATATTTTTTAATTGATTGTAATGTTCTTCGGTGAGTACTTGACCTTGCTCTAGCAGTATCTCGCCCGTTTGAGGCATAATTATATCTGATCCGCATACGCGATTAATAATGGAAGTTTTTTTCAACATGAGTCGGTCAACAAGAGACTTCTCCAGTTTGATAAGAATTTCTTTATTGATTCGCTTGCCAATATATAATTCTTCATCTTTTACTTCTAACATGCCTCGCTCAATGCGTAATCCGATGACCGAAGCATCTAGTTTTTGATAAAATTCTCCATTAGAACAGGTAATTGTATCAAAACGATAAAATAATGAAATAATATTATCGCGAGGAACGCCAAGTGCTTGCAAGAAAGTTGTAACTAAAAGTTTTTTCTTTTTATCTATGCGAACATACAAATGATCGTTGCTGTCAAACTCAAAATCTATCCAAGAGCCACGCATTGGTATAATGCGAGCCAAGTAATAGGGCTTTCCTCGAACATCCTTAATTTTCTTGCTGAGTGAAAAAACAACCCCTGGTGAACGATGAAGTTGACTTACAATAACACGATCAACACCATTTATTAAAAATGTTCCAAGGTTGCCAATCATAAAACGATTTTCCTGTTCATACAGATCAACCATGATAGGAATATCAGCGAAAAAAATATCTTGCTCTTTTATATCACGAACAATTTTTGCGTCAGCTACTGTGTCATCCCATCCAATGAGCTGCATTTTTACCTTGAGAGGCATTGCAAATGTTTGTCCACTTGATCGACATTCATCTAGAGTCATGGGCAATTGAACCGTTACGCGAGATAAGCAATTTGTACACGTTTTATAACGAGCAGTTTTCTTGTTACAAAACGTGCATTCAAAGGCATCATTCAAGCGCGAGCAATCAGATTTTTTGCACGAAGAACAGCTCCATGTATAGCGATTGCTGATACCCGTTAAGCGTCCGCATGTACAGGCCCAATGACCTAATTCATAGCTTACATACTCAAGCGACATTTTATCGCCATAATCGATTGGAAAAATATCACGGAACACCTTCTCCAATCCGATCATTTTACGTTCTGAGGGTAAATAGTCTAACTGTGCAAACTCGTTAAATGATCTTGATTGAATTTCTATTAAATTAGGAACCGGAACTATATCGGTGATCTTACTAAAAGATCTACGAACAGTTTCCTTGCCCGTACGCAGGCTAGACATTAAGCTGCTCCTCGCATTACCAAAAAACTGTTAAACTATCAATTCTATTATGCAAAACTTACGAAAGCTTTACTTTCGCACCGGCTTCTTCAAGCACTTCTTTCATTTTCATTGCTTCGTCTTTAGAAATTGCGTCACCAATAAGGGTCGGCACTTCTTCAACAGCTTTTTTAGCTTCTGTAATACCTAAATCTTTTTTAACAGAACGCAATGCTTTGATAGTTTTTATCTTGTCAGGGCCAGCTTCAATAAGCTCAACCTTAAATTCTGTTTTTTCTTCTGCAGGTTTTGCAGCGGCATCAGTTGCTGCGCCCGAACCTTGTCCTGGCATAGCCATTGATGCGGCGGATACGCCAAATTTTTCTTCAAATTTTTGCACTAATTCTGCAACTTCCAAAAGAGAAAGGTTGCTAATGTCATTAATGATCTGTTCAAGTTTTGCGGCCATGTATTTTCCTATAGGTCTAAAATATTAAACACATTTATATTATATAGTATATTAGTATATACTATTGTTTGTTTTTTGATACTTCTTGTAATAACCAGGCGATTTTTATCATTGGTGATTTTAAAATTCCAGCTAATCGTGAAAGAACGAGCTCTTTAGATCCAATAGATCCAAAAAACTTGATTTTATTCGTTTGAATAATTTCATTATTCAAGCATCCCACGAGTACCTTAAATTTTTCATTTTCTTCAGAAGTCTTGCAGATAGTTTGAGCTATTTCTGGAGATTCTTCCTGTGAAAAAATGATAGCAATCTGATTTTTAAAATAAGGTTTTAGTTGTTCAAGATGAGAGCTTTCGCCAGCAGCTAATGTTAGCAAAGTATTTTTTGCTACCTTCATCGTGCCGCCCTGTTTTTTGATATTTCTACGAACAGCTTGAAGTTGAGCAACCGTCATACCCTTAATTTCTATTAAAAATGATCCCTTATTGTTTTTAAAATCATTTTTCAGAGATTCAATAACGGACTGTTTTTCGTGGTGGTTCATTGTGTTACCTTTTGTTATCCAATTATGATAGCTCATCTGGGTTTAATACAACACCAGGTCCCATTGTTGATGAAAGGGTCACTTTTTTGATGAACTTACCTTTTGATGTTGGCGGCTTTGATGCTGCCAGCGCTCTTATAAATGTCACTATATTTTCATATAAGTGCTCAGGGGAAAATGAAACTTTTCCAAAACTAAAATGAACAAGTCCATTTTTATCATTTTTGAAAAACAATCGCCCCTTTTTGAGATCGGCAACTACCAGAGCAACATCAAACGTGACGCTCCCTGTTTTTTTATTGGGTAAAAGACCACGAGGCCCAAGAATTTTGGCAACTTTACCAACAAGGCCCATAAGATCAGGAGTTGCAACAGCATAATTGAAATCCAACCAACCTGATTCTATTTTCTCGATAAGGTCATCGGTACCAACATAATCCGCACCGGCTTTTAATGCTGAATCAGCATAATCGCCCTTCGCAAATACGAGAACTTTAACTTTCTTACCTGTTCCATGTGGTAATAAAACTGAACCACGCACAGATTGATCACCCTTTGAAGGATCAATACCTAAATTGATATCAACGCCAACAGACTCATCAAATCGAGCATGTGCAACTTCTTTTACCTTTGCAACGCCCTCCTGGAAGGAGAAAATTGCTTTCTTCCCCAGTGCTTCGTGGGCTTTTTTATATTTTTTTCCACGCTGTGTCATTGTTTTACGTTTCCTTCCAATTAGACTACTTCTACACCCATGCTACGTGCACTTCCCGCTATTATTTTCTTGGCCTGCTCTATGTCGGTAGCATTTAAATCAGCAAGTTTGATTTTTGCTATTTCCTCAATGTCGCTCCAAGAAATTTTACCAACTTTTTCAGTATTTGGTTTTGCGGAACCCTTTTGAAGATTAATCTTTTTTTTGATTAATTCTGATGCGGGTGGTGTTTTGATTACAAAATCAAATTTTTTATCCGTATAAACAGTGATAACTACGGGGATTGTTTGCCCCTTTTTATCAGCAGTTTTTGCATTGAATTGCTTGCAAAATTCCATAATGTTAACGCCTTGTTGACCAAGTGCCGCACCAACTGGTGGAGCTGGCGTTGCTGCTCCGCCTGGAATTTGCAAGCGAACCGTTGCTTTTATCTCTTTTGCCATGTGTTTATAACCTATTTAGACTAACTACTGTTTAACCTGATCAAAATTCAATTCAACGGGCGTCATTCTTCCAAAAATACTTACCATAACTGTAAGTTTTTCGCTTTCTTCATCGATTGCATCAACAATACCGACAAATCCTATAAATGCGCCTTCAACAATTTCGACTTCTTTTCCAACATCGAATTCATGTTTTTCAAGGACGACCGCAACTTCACCTTTAACTTGCCCCAGAACGCGATCAATCTCTTTTTGAGAAAGAGGCGCAGGATTGTTGCCACCTAAAAATCGTAAAACACGAGGTGTAGAAGCCACCAATCGTATTGATTCTGGCGCTGACTCCATCTCAATAAGCATGTAGCCGGGAAACAGTTGCTGGTCTTGCGCTTTATTTTCAGCAGCAACATCAAAAAACTGCTTCATCTTTGCCGAAGGAATAAGAATTTGTCCAAACAAATGCGCTAAGCCTTTTTCTTCAATTCGCTTAGTGATATCTGTTTTTATTTTTTCTTCATATCCAGCATAAATTTGAACAACGTACCATCGTTTCATGAATTCAACCCATTTTATATTCGCTTTATACGGTCATTACAGACCATAGGTAAAAATATATTTAGTAAGCAAAGAGATTCCTTTATCTACGGCACCAAAAAAAATCGAAGATATTACTACAAGAACAAGAACGACTATCGTTGCCCCAGAGAAATCGTCAATTTTGGGCCATTCAATTTTAGACAGCTCAATTCGTACTTCACTTAAAAAGCGCATAATCCATTGCGCAAATTGCATACTTTTCATCAAAACACTCTCTTTTTTACCAATTTAGGATACAATTCAATATTTTCCTGACAGGTTGGCAGGCCAGGAGGGATTCGAACCCCCAACCCGCAGATTTGGAGTCTGCCGCTCTACCGTTAGAGCTACTGGCCTTTATAACCATCAGTATTTATATCACTTTGTTTCTTTGTGCACATTATGCTTGCGACAGCGCGAGCAGTATTTGCTAAGTTTTAAAAAACCTATAGCTCTTTTTTTATTAAGAACTTGCGAGTAATTCCGCTCTTTGCATATTTCACAAGATAAATGTGTCGTTACGCGATTCTTTGCCATTGAGTAACCTATATATGGGCCATTGGAGCCCGCGACCGGATTCGAACCGGTGACCTCTCCCTTACCAAGGAAGTGCTCTAACCAACTGAGCTACGTGGGCCATTGGCAATTTTTGCTATGTCTACAATATTCATTCTATTTTAAATCAAAAAAAAGCAAAAAACAACCTGAATTTTTTTTGGAGCTGGCGACTGGATTTGAACCAGCGACCTGCTGATTACAAATCAGCTGCTCTACCAACTGAGCTACGCCAGCATCTAAAGCCCCAAAGGATGCTATTTATGGAGCGGGAAACGGGACTCGAACCCGCAACCTACAGCTTGGAAGGCTGCCGCTCTACCAATTGAGCTATTCCCGCATAATCAATAATTGGTGGCGAGAATAGGATTCGAACCTATGAAGGCATACGCCAACGGATTTACAGTCCGTCCCCTTTGGCCGCTCGGGAATCTCGCCAACCCGTTATTTTTATTTCAATACCCTATAGCTTAGTGCTTTTCTCAAATGATTTCAACCCCAAATTGCTATAAAAATCTTAATTTTAAAAATTTTTTATATTTTTTTTTATATTTTTTATAAATAAACAGGTTTACTTGTTTTAAAAGATATTTATCATTAACAATATATCGAGCCTGGCAATTCGAAATTAATTATCGCATATACGTGCGCTTGTGTGATTTGTAAAATAGTAAGAAAGTGTTTTTTGTGGGAAATTATGAATAAGAAAATAGTTCTTTTTAGCTTATTAATGATCGCCGCATGTTTTCCGGTGCGTATTTTCTCTTGTTGGGATGACGATGGTAATTGTTTTCAGATATATCCTCCATCAAGTTCTGCCCGAGATAGATTGACAGACATAAGCAAAGAGCCTTTTAGTCGTCAGTCATTTGAAGATTTCCGAAGATCTTGGGCGCGATTACAACAATATGAGAATGAAACAATAGGGAAAGTGGGTCCAGTGCACCTCTGGTCATGGAAAAGGTCTAATATGTATTGGAAGCAGCGTTGTGTCTATGCCGATGATTCGCTTGCTATAGTAAAGACTATAAAAGAGCGCGATTCTGCTGAGTTAGAAAAAACTTTATCGGTAAGAAAGTTCGAAAAATATAAAAAACATGTTCCTAAGTTTGCCCCAGTTTTTTATGCAGGGGTTCTTTTGGTTGGTCTATGTAATCAACGGCATTGGTATAGTGGGTTGCTGGGCAATGCAAGTTTTGAGCTGGTAGTTTGCGGCGTTGCTTGTATACCTTTCATGAAGGCGTTTCTTGATTACGGGGCGCAGAAGGACCATGTTTTTTATGAGGGAGTTAATACGGAGCTGGCAGATATCCAGAATGTAGCGAAAGATTGGAAAGATCCAATCATATATACGCCTGATAGTGAGCCTCTGAATGGACGTGTTATGAGATTAGAGGAAGCGTTCGCGGCGGACCCTTGGTTCAGGTTGTACGCATCTCCATACCATAACGATTGTGATAGTAGTGGCGGGTCTTAGCATCGGCAACAGTATTAATATGCAAGCTATTTGTAGTAGTATGGTTACATAGTTTGAATATTTTTTATATATAAAATGGAGATTTTTAGAATGCAAAAAATAATAAAAAATATAATACTAGCAGCAGTTTTTTGTGGTTCGAGTATTTGCACAGCGTGGCAAGTCAAGCCGCATGTTATGCCGGAGAGTTTTGCTGTTCAGCATAAGCCGGAAAAAAAAGAAGAAACTAAAATAGGGGTGCTCAAGATACTTGGAGAAATTTCTATTGAAAGTGGTGAGAAATATACAGAAAGGCTGTACGATTTTGCGCATGATAATGCTATTAAAGCGATTTTATTGATTATAGATTCTGGTGGTGGCGCTGCGGGGATAGGTGATTTGGTTTTTAGAGAAGTTAAAGCGTTATCATCGATTAAGCCGGTGGTTGTTTTGGTTGCAGGCTGGTGTTGCTCTGCGGCGTAT harbors:
- the rpoC gene encoding DNA-directed RNA polymerase subunit beta'; translated protein: MANQMLERFKEYIQTSRFNAIKIGLASPEKIRALSYGEVKKIETVNYRTLKPERDGLFCARIFGPVKDWECNCGKYKRMKHRGITCEKCGVEVIQARVRRERMGHIELVAPVCHIWYLKGIPSYLGLILDMPVKDLERVIYFDAYIVVSQGKSPYPRKTLLSSSDYEHYMELHPEDTEFHVDIGAAAIRSILKMLDLNLEITTLQEEYSKTSSVAARHKIMRRIKIFKGLAQGNLRPEWMIMDILPVLPPDLRPLVPLEGGRFASSDLNELYRRVLNRNIRLQRLIEIDAPSVIIKNEKRMLQESVDALIDNGRRGQPVRGSNRRPLKSLSEILRGKQGRFRQNLLGKRVDYSGRSVIVVDPELRIDQCGLPKIMALELFKCHVFAGLLEREIAPNLRVAKRMVEESSPEIWDVLEDVVKNHPVLLNRAPTLHRLGIQSFYPTLVDGKAIKIHPLVCHAYNADFDGDQMAVHIPLSEQAIEESKSLVLSSNNILSASNGRPVIVPSQDMVLGLHYLTKIRCNELGEGITFSSIQEVIFAYQFNKVGLHARITLRLSASKMIETTVGRVILFEAIPQGSDFEWINKIMSKGDLTRLVERIYYKFGSQATVKCLDSIKKLGFNYSTMGGISFSLSNLIVPEKKDGIIQKSDKDVQKIEQLYMDGIITNGERYNKILSIWTHATADIASSMMKDLEKEDQIAFKNENKESQSFNPIFMMLESGARGTKDQIKQLVGMRGLMAKPSGEIMETPVKTNFKDGLSVFEYFISTHGARKGQADTALKTANSGYLTRRLVDVAQDMVISMNDCKTMGYIELEDLQESGDIIYSLANRAYGRSLAADIKDPVSGELLLKQNDIVQREDIEKIKGSAITKITVRSVLTCQAKRGICSQCYGLDMSKGMLIDIGATVGIIAAQSIGEPGTQLTMRTFHIGGTASLSEQSSIVAKHNGIVQLQAIKTVKNREGQIVLMNRKSKLILTSPDGRELQSHNIEYGSRLLVKDGEAVTTGTKLVEIDAHNKVIMTEHAGKVNYIDLVENVTIQERYDETSHRSAKLVLEHKSDKYQPAINILDKDGNEIIQYYLPAGSYLSVENGQRVEIGDVIVKMPREASRTKDITGGLPRIAELFEARMPKDPAIIADIDGEIVFGGLHRGLRKISVVHGDEAIDYFIPRGKQLNVVNGEHINAGDPITSGTPILHDVLRILGPETLQRYLVNQIQEIYRLQGVDINDRHIELIVRQMLRKVRITDPGDTSFLVGDRVDRIHFKTINMALQTEGKKVATAKPVLMGITLASLETESFISASSFQETTRILGEAAISGSIDYLYGLKENVIIGKLIPAGTGIKSFRKKYLEQHGDDQDTTNVS
- the rpoB gene encoding DNA-directed RNA polymerase subunit beta, whose protein sequence is MSSLRTGKETVRRSFSKITDIVPVPNLIEIQSRSFNEFAQLDYLPSERKMIGLEKVFRDIFPIDYGDKMSLEYVSYELGHWACTCGRLTGISNRYTWSCSSCKKSDCSRLNDAFECTFCNKKTARYKTCTNCLSRVTVQLPMTLDECRSSGQTFAMPLKVKMQLIGWDDTVADAKIVRDIKEQDIFFADIPIMVDLYEQENRFMIGNLGTFLINGVDRVIVSQLHRSPGVVFSLSKKIKDVRGKPYYLARIIPMRGSWIDFEFDSNDHLYVRIDKKKKLLVTTFLQALGVPRDNIISLFYRFDTITCSNGEFYQKLDASVIGLRIERGMLEVKDEELYIGKRINKEILIKLEKSLVDRLMLKKTSIINRVCGSDIIMPQTGEILLEQGQVLTEEHYNQLKNINHIQFTLITSSGYVLQPTIPLTLTQDKCYTQDEALKEIHAKVWPGDSSSLNEIKERLENLFFNSRMYDLTKVGRIRMNRKLHLSTAEDVTTLTREDIFATINYLVNLRERGEGELDDIDHLGNRRVRLVGELLTNQVHLGLLRIDRIVRERFRIQESHGALMPQDFLNVKPLNAVLREFFGTGQLSQFMDQTNPLSEIAHKRRLSALGPGGVMKDRATYEIRDVHTSHYGRICPIETPEGQTVGLISSLATYATVNDLGFIETAYRPVVDRVMKNEVVFLDAFEEAHKYIAQSDSIKPGSHTLDEKPIFARHEGNFLYTDAQNINYIDLSSKQLVSVATALIPFLEHDDASRALMGANMQRQAVPLIRMQSPIVGTGMERDIAYASGACVTSKRDGIVEYVSSEKIMIRSLEESFKNTDEWISKGVETYYLRKFQRSSYSTWIHQTPIVKVGDVVKANDILTNSSSIANGELALGANLLVAFMPWRGYNFEDAIILNKRLVADDTLTSVHIDEYIVDSRDTKLGPEEITRDIPNVSENALVGLDEDGVVRIGTRVRPGDILVGKVTLKGDIQYSPEEKLLRAIFGEKSREVRDTSLRVPPGIEGTVIDVKIFSRSGIRKDKRYKDFVLKETQRLESDFTMHTNCLEKMVFQKICTLLDGALPHNKVSKTLLKKDLFDQEKLESLSLQDLLVLRTEDKAINENIDLFKNVFENQVRILKGLQEEKINKLKKGDPLPSGVIKMVKVYIAMKRPVQVGDKVAGRHGNKGVVSIIVPREDMPYMEDGTPVDIILNPLGVPSRMNVGQILETILGYAGRQAGKRLGEIIEQQGFNEVKAYLEKSYGKELIKNYEKLHGKDGLEELARRSAQLGVFYKTPVFDGAQFDTDILPLLKEVMLPEDGTFKLRDGRTGDHFDQSITVGSIYIMKLNHMVDDKLHARSVGPYSLVTQQPLGGKAQMGGQRFGEMEVWALQAYGASYALQEMLTYKSDDVAGRHKVYEAIVRSEKVPEPGLPESFNVLIKELQSLGLQIDLFKSGKEEVGG
- the rplL gene encoding 50S ribosomal protein L7/L12, which translates into the protein MAAKLEQIINDISNLSLLEVAELVQKFEEKFGVSAASMAMPGQGSGAATDAAAKPAEEKTEFKVELIEAGPDKIKTIKALRSVKKDLGITEAKKAVEEVPTLIGDAISKDEAMKMKEVLEEAGAKVKLS
- the rplJ gene encoding 50S ribosomal protein L10, which gives rise to MNHHEKQSVIESLKNDFKNNKGSFLIEIKGMTVAQLQAVRRNIKKQGGTMKVAKNTLLTLAAGESSHLEQLKPYFKNQIAIIFSQEESPEIAQTICKTSEENEKFKVLVGCLNNEIIQTNKIKFFGSIGSKELVLSRLAGILKSPMIKIAWLLQEVSKNKQ
- the rplA gene encoding 50S ribosomal protein L1; its protein translation is MTQRGKKYKKAHEALGKKAIFSFQEGVAKVKEVAHARFDESVGVDINLGIDPSKGDQSVRGSVLLPHGTGKKVKVLVFAKGDYADSALKAGADYVGTDDLIEKIESGWLDFNYAVATPDLMGLVGKVAKILGPRGLLPNKKTGSVTFDVALVVADLKKGRLFFKNDKNGLVHFSFGKVSFSPEHLYENIVTFIRALAASKPPTSKGKFIKKVTLSSTMGPGVVLNPDELS
- the rplK gene encoding 50S ribosomal protein L11, with translation MAKEIKATVRLQIPGGAATPAPPVGAALGQQGVNIMEFCKQFNAKTADKKGQTIPVVITVYTDKKFDFVIKTPPASELIKKKINLQKGSAKPNTEKVGKISWSDIEEIAKIKLADLNATDIEQAKKIIAGSARSMGVEVV
- the nusG gene encoding transcription termination/antitermination protein NusG; this translates as MKRWYVVQIYAGYEEKIKTDITKRIEEKGLAHLFGQILIPSAKMKQFFDVAAENKAQDQQLFPGYMLIEMESAPESIRLVASTPRVLRFLGGNNPAPLSQKEIDRVLGQVKGEVAVVLEKHEFDVGKEVEIVEGAFIGFVGIVDAIDEESEKLTVMVSIFGRMTPVELNFDQVKQ
- the secE gene encoding preprotein translocase subunit SecE; this translates as MKSMQFAQWIMRFLSEVRIELSKIEWPKIDDFSGATIVVLVLVVISSIFFGAVDKGISLLTKYIFTYGL